In the Arachis stenosperma cultivar V10309 chromosome 8, arast.V10309.gnm1.PFL2, whole genome shotgun sequence genome, GATCATGGTGTTTCTGTTGTTGCAAATGTAACATCATCAGTTGAGAGAGTGGCCTCActgtaaaccctaaacccccaAAAATATGTATCCACATCAGCAGCAGCAGATGCAACATTTCTATCCATCTTCAAACCCATTCCTTTGGGCTTCAGAACCTTCTATTCACCCTCCTGGAACCGACCCAGTTCCCAATTGCAGCTCCTATctttcaaatccaaccctttCCGTTGCTCCTTCTTACTCTTATGCTGCCCCACAATCAACTGATCCTCAGAATTGGATCGTTAAACAACCTGAATCCGTTGGATATGATGCTGTAAGTATATCAAAGTCTTCAGCTTTGGGAACGACGACATTTGGTTCTTTTCTTGTGTTATGCTACTTGGGGGGCATTTATTGATATTGTTTGAACTTAGAAGgctatttatttatataatttgcATATAAACATGATTAACGGTGGGAGGAGGAATCTTGATTATGGAATTTTAGGTATTGATTATGGAATGCTTAGTTTTTGATAGGGATGATAGAAATGCAATTAGGGAGGTAAAGTGCGCTTGATATCAGTACCGAAAAAGGAAAAGTTTATTTAACCTTTGTCCTCTTGGATTGTAGATGATTTATACTCAAATTTGCATTTTGGTTCTGGATTCCATTGATTCTGATAATGCAGGCTGTtggatcatcatcatcaatgtcTTCAAGTTTGCCTTTGACTTACGACGGCACATGGTTACAGCAAAATTTCACTCATGAGACGGCTAACCAAACCATAGGCTCCAAATCAATGAGATGTGAAGTTTGCAAAATTGATTGTAATAGCAAAGACGTTTATGAAAAGCACATATTTGGAAAGAAACACAAGAAGAATATGCAGATAATTGCTAATCCCATGCAAGCAAATGTACAAAGTCAAACAAGTGTATGCAACGAGGTAAAGAAACGGAAGCTTTCAAATGGTGGTGCACCCGTTGATTCTACGAAGATTTGCACAATTTGCAACATTGTGTGCAACAGCCAAGATGTATATAACAAACATATAGCAGGAAAAAAGCATGCGGCTCAGGTGAACTGtaattttaattat is a window encoding:
- the LOC130943608 gene encoding uncharacterized protein LOC130943608, coding for MYPHQQQQMQHFYPSSNPFLWASEPSIHPPGTDPVPNCSSYLSNPTLSVAPSYSYAAPQSTDPQNWIVKQPESVGYDAAVGSSSSMSSSLPLTYDGTWLQQNFTHETANQTIGSKSMRCEVCKIDCNSKDVYEKHIFGKKHKKNMQIIANPMQANVQSQTSVCNEVKKRKLSNGGAPVDSTKICTICNIVCNSQDVYNKHIAGKKHAAQVALMSNNGIGPYIAAFKSQGIGPWKKAPKKVKVMQPVWCDTCKVTCNSRDMYVSHLAGKKHLKNLEKQSKPEASANATKLLIGPQEKPNTDKVKSEEKADTDKPKEKKAKDLDVEAKKLKVVEGGTAANSVRTCTACNVVCNSETVFNAHLTGHKHAARVKKQNLESNGTTAS